A DNA window from Ictalurus furcatus strain D&B chromosome 22, Billie_1.0, whole genome shotgun sequence contains the following coding sequences:
- the LOC128625479 gene encoding BOLA class I histocompatibility antigen, alpha chain BL3-7 — MAGFSAVMRALIFLTFSLHLSSAVTHSLQYVYTGVTTGINFPEYTALGQVDGQRFGYYDSKIRKMIPKTEWIQKINADNPDYWNRETQKQQGWQEIFKVDMDTLMQRFNQTAGVHTWQLMYGCERDDDGTIRGYSQYGYDGEDFVSFDLKSLTWIAPTPQALITKNKWDPDTGYNNNWKNYLEKVCIDWIKKYVGYGRETLERKVPPTASVFQEEAASPEVVCHATGFFPKTVMITWQKDGEDVHEDVELRETLPNQDGSFQKRSILTVSAEDLQKHTYTCVIQHSSLEKEIVLHDEDIRILKPGGAPIGIIVGVVAVLLVLVAVIAGIVVWKKKNSGFKPVPPKPASEGDSSSNNS, encoded by the exons ATGGCGGGCTTCAGTGCAGTTATGAGAGCTCTGATCTTCCTCAcattttctctccatctttcatCAGCAG TCACACACTCTCTGCAGTACGTCTACACTGGAGTTACAACAGGAATAAATTTCCCAGAATACACTGCTCTGGGTCAGGTGGATGGACAGCGGTTTGGTTACTACGACAGTAAGATCAGGAAAATGATCCCGAAGACGGAGTGGATACAGAAGATCAATGCTGATAATCCAGATTACTggaacagagagacacagaagcAGCAGGGTTGGCAGGAGATCTTCAAAGTCGATATGGATACACTGATGCAGCGCTTTAATCAGACTGCAG gagttCACACGTGGCAGCTGATGTACGGATGTGAGCGTGATGATGACGGCACCATTAGAGGATACAGTCAGTACGGTTATGATGGAGAAGATTTTGTAAGTTTTGATCTGAAATCTCTCACCTGGATCGCTCCGACACCTCAAGCTCTGATCACCAAGAACAAGTGGGATCCTGATACTGGTTATAATAATAACTGGAAGAACTACCTGGAGAAAGTGTGTATCGACTGGATAAAGAAGTACGTGGGTTACGGCAGAGAGACTCTGGAGAGGAAAG tTCCTCCTACAGCGTCAGTGTTCCAGGAAGAAGCCGCCTCTCCAGAGGTGGTGTGTCACGCTACAGGTTTCTTCCCCAAAACAGTGATGATCACCTGGCAGAAGGACGGAGAGGACGTGCATGAGGACGTGGAGCTCAGAGAGACGTTACCCAACCAGGATGGAAGCTTCCAGAAGAGAAGCATTCTGACAGTCTCAGCTGAGGATCTGCAGAAACACACCTACACCTGCGTGATTCAGCACAGCAGCTTGGAGAAGGAGATAGTGCTGCATGACGAGGATATTCGAATCCTGAAACCTG GTGGAGCTCCGATCGGTATCATCGTTGGTGTAGTCGCGGTTCTCCTGGTTCTCGTTGCCGTTATTGCTGGAATTGTggtctggaagaagaagaactctG GCTTCAAACCTGTTCCACCCAAACCCG CCTCTGAAGGAGATTCTTCCTCCAACAACTCTTAA